From the Natrarchaeobaculum aegyptiacum genome, one window contains:
- a CDS encoding RNA-guided endonuclease InsQ/TnpB family protein → MTNEQVLVKTLDFQLDIQSDNEGLLYDASLEARRVYNETIRLAKQGVDWDDIPDRVADDADLVKNTTQRVVAKALGAMENYYEYDDFGLPSHTKDGAYPLRANYEEGYNLSLTDDGDVSFRISAKPYKHVKGVLEGDDAHLDVLKTALESDEWKIGTAEALFHNDNAELHVNVTNTEQTVRDKQDSRTVVGVDVNEDNVALTALSKGGVEDTLVIDFPEIKFERHRYFTMRKRVQNAGKQSMHDTLEGREERFVRDRLHKVSRHIVEWSRQFEKPCIVFEDLKEMRDSIDYGTRMNRRLHHLPFRFLQFYTSYKASFGGIPTGWIDPYKTSQRCPLCGHAERANRNKKRFKCRSCGHQDHSDRGASVNIAVKGIEKHQDWNVPALNSLPQVRKVRRQASGAVDAPTVTHDAVRGYQTDGIVGVSD, encoded by the coding sequence ATGACCAACGAACAGGTTCTCGTCAAAACACTGGACTTCCAACTCGACATCCAGAGTGACAACGAGGGCCTGTTGTACGACGCCTCACTTGAAGCCCGACGAGTGTACAACGAAACCATCCGTCTCGCCAAGCAAGGCGTGGACTGGGACGACATCCCCGACCGAGTAGCCGACGACGCCGACCTCGTGAAGAACACGACTCAGCGCGTCGTTGCCAAAGCACTTGGCGCGATGGAGAACTACTACGAGTACGACGATTTCGGACTCCCGAGTCACACCAAGGACGGTGCGTACCCGCTTCGTGCGAACTACGAGGAAGGGTACAACCTGTCGCTCACTGACGACGGTGACGTGTCGTTCCGCATCAGCGCGAAGCCCTACAAGCACGTCAAGGGTGTTCTCGAAGGCGACGACGCCCACCTCGACGTTCTCAAAACCGCACTCGAAAGCGACGAGTGGAAGATTGGAACGGCGGAAGCTCTGTTCCACAACGACAACGCTGAGTTGCACGTCAACGTCACCAACACCGAGCAGACCGTCCGAGACAAGCAGGACTCACGAACGGTCGTCGGTGTGGACGTGAACGAGGACAACGTAGCGTTGACCGCGCTCTCCAAGGGTGGCGTCGAGGACACGTTGGTTATCGACTTTCCCGAAATCAAGTTCGAGCGCCACCGCTACTTCACGATGCGGAAGCGCGTGCAAAACGCGGGGAAGCAGAGTATGCACGACACGCTAGAAGGACGTGAGGAACGGTTCGTCCGCGACAGACTCCACAAGGTGAGTCGTCACATCGTGGAGTGGAGCCGTCAGTTCGAGAAACCGTGTATCGTCTTTGAAGACCTCAAAGAGATGCGCGACAGTATCGACTACGGCACGCGGATGAACCGACGCTTGCACCACCTCCCGTTCCGCTTCCTTCAGTTCTATACGTCGTACAAGGCGTCGTTCGGAGGGATTCCGACTGGCTGGATTGACCCGTACAAGACGAGTCAACGGTGTCCGCTGTGCGGCCACGCCGAGCGAGCGAACCGCAACAAGAAGCGGTTCAAGTGTCGGTCGTGTGGGCATCAAGACCACAGCGACCGTGGTGCAAGCGTCAACATCGCCGTGAAAGGCATCGAGAAGCATCAGGACTGGAATGTGCCTGCTCTCAACAGCCTTCCTCAAGTGCGGAAGGTGCGACGGCAGGCATCGGGGGCCGTGGACGCCCCGACCGTGACCCACGACGCCGTTCGAGGCTATCAGACCGATGGTATCGTGGGAGTGTCCGATTAA